A window of the Tessaracoccus sp. MC1865 genome harbors these coding sequences:
- a CDS encoding arabinan endo-1,5-alpha-L-arabinosidase: MGPDYLAVKAVSHTDPGLWGAHDPTVVRARDGRWLMMSTDTAVAGAPGAGVQIRQSWDLETWSWFGHAFDGVPGPAAEWSGAHGIWAPEVIRRGEEYRMYYSASSFGSRTSAIALATAPDATGPWEHRALVVSTRHDADDVNAIDAGVTTDADGTDWLLYGSFFGGLRILPLDEAGFPLEPGDLGEPVVHRAASINGAVEGGHIIAARGRYFLVCSFDSLFDTYNVRVAASDSITGPYVDATGAGLIDDSEPPAQVGTLILTSYEAPDGTIWAAPGHSSHLVTSSGLVLVHHVRDGVDPTRHTAHLRALKWTAGGWPVANPLPAPGHDVPEDAVWAGHWLVYRLEASAPIPVRPTRVELNGADLAALATAGRGSVSLAGQVVDAVCFAHDGELAFAGIDEQGVTVWGIKA; encoded by the coding sequence ATGGGACCCGACTACCTGGCTGTGAAGGCCGTCTCCCACACCGATCCCGGTCTCTGGGGCGCCCATGACCCCACCGTCGTCCGGGCCCGGGACGGCCGGTGGCTGATGATGTCCACGGACACCGCGGTGGCCGGCGCTCCCGGTGCCGGCGTCCAGATCCGGCAATCCTGGGATCTGGAGACCTGGAGCTGGTTCGGGCACGCCTTCGACGGGGTGCCCGGTCCCGCCGCCGAGTGGTCGGGTGCCCACGGCATCTGGGCCCCGGAGGTCATCCGGCGTGGCGAGGAGTACCGCATGTACTACTCGGCCAGTTCCTTCGGCTCCCGCACCTCGGCGATTGCGCTGGCAACGGCCCCTGATGCCACCGGTCCTTGGGAACACCGGGCCCTCGTCGTGTCGACGCGGCACGACGCCGACGACGTCAACGCCATTGACGCCGGGGTGACCACCGATGCCGACGGCACCGACTGGCTGCTGTACGGCTCGTTCTTCGGTGGTCTGCGGATCCTCCCGCTGGACGAGGCGGGGTTCCCGCTGGAACCCGGTGATCTGGGGGAGCCCGTCGTGCACCGGGCCGCGTCGATCAACGGTGCCGTCGAGGGCGGCCACATCATCGCCGCACGGGGGCGGTATTTCCTGGTGTGCTCGTTCGACTCGCTCTTCGACACCTACAACGTTCGCGTCGCCGCCTCGGATTCGATCACCGGCCCGTACGTGGACGCCACCGGAGCCGGCCTCATCGACGACTCGGAGCCGCCTGCTCAGGTCGGGACCCTGATCCTGACGAGCTACGAAGCGCCGGACGGCACCATCTGGGCTGCGCCCGGCCACAGTTCGCACCTGGTGACGTCCTCGGGGCTGGTCCTCGTGCACCACGTCCGCGACGGCGTTGACCCGACCCGCCACACGGCGCACCTCCGGGCGCTGAAGTGGACCGCCGGTGGCTGGCCGGTGGCCAACCCGCTGCCTGCACCCGGGCACGACGTGCCCGAGGACGCCGTGTGGGCGGGCCACTGGCTCGTCTACCGGCTGGAGGCGTCGGCCCCCATTCCCGTGCGCCCCACTCGGGTGGAGCTCAACGGTGCAGATCTAGCGGCACTCGCCACGGCTGGCCGCGGGAGCGTGTCGCTGGCGGGGCAGGTCGTCGACGCCGTGTGCTTCGCCCATGACGGGGAACTCGCGTTCGCGGGAATCGACGAGCAGGGAGTGACGGTGTGGGGCATCAAGGCGTGA
- a CDS encoding YesL family protein encodes MKRSPRTGGGWAETAMRWLGTGTQVVEVSLAWWVATLLGLILFGHLPASVAAVSVLGRLGTDDASTRPLGDFVRAWRATLVRSTVVGWPATLALVVLGFNGWVLSLGDEPWMAPMFVVTVGVAACLSLGLAYVVPMLADERGRRVPVLTLWRAALGVCLVSPATAAAWAVSAAGLAVVAWRFPILVPLAVPGLVALLTAWLMRRRLDQTGVFAPEDSRSTMVKSA; translated from the coding sequence GTGAAGCGGTCGCCTCGCACGGGCGGCGGGTGGGCGGAGACAGCGATGCGCTGGCTCGGCACCGGCACCCAGGTGGTGGAGGTCAGCCTCGCCTGGTGGGTGGCGACCCTGCTCGGCCTGATCCTGTTCGGCCACCTGCCCGCCAGCGTGGCCGCCGTGTCGGTTCTCGGCAGGCTGGGCACCGACGACGCCAGCACCCGTCCGCTCGGTGACTTCGTCCGCGCCTGGCGCGCCACCCTGGTCCGCAGCACCGTGGTCGGCTGGCCGGCGACGCTTGCCCTCGTCGTCCTGGGCTTCAACGGCTGGGTGCTGAGCCTCGGCGATGAGCCGTGGATGGCCCCGATGTTCGTGGTCACGGTGGGCGTCGCCGCGTGCCTGTCGCTGGGGCTGGCCTACGTCGTGCCCATGCTGGCCGACGAGCGCGGCCGTCGCGTCCCCGTGCTCACGCTGTGGCGTGCCGCGCTGGGCGTCTGCCTCGTGTCGCCGGCGACGGCGGCTGCCTGGGCGGTCAGCGCCGCAGGCCTGGCCGTCGTCGCCTGGCGCTTCCCGATCCTGGTCCCACTGGCCGTGCCGGGGTTGGTGGCGCTGCTCACCGCGTGGTTGATGCGCCGCCGCCTGGATCAGACCGGGGTCTTCGCCCCGGAGGACTCACGCTCGACGATGGTGAAGTCTGCATAG
- a CDS encoding LacI family DNA-binding transcriptional regulator, with protein sequence MQDVAKLAGVSVKTVSNVVNEFPHVRPETRKRVENAIEKLGYEVNFTARNLRRGRTGLIGLALPELKLPYFAELADSVIVEAEKAGLRVLIEQTNSDRNREIDVLHGPLRTMTDGTIFSPLALGPEDIRLFTVDFPLVLLGERVFGSPNDHITMSNVDAAAAATRHLIEQGRTRIAVVGAHPGEVVGSAALRERGFRRAMGEAGLPVREELIRPTGLWHRNTGAEATDELIESGAEFDGVVALNDTLALGVLHSLHSHRIDVPSQVAVIGFDDIEDAAFTRPTLSTVSPGRQQIARVAVAMLEDRVREAATPLKDRLPVRHLYADFTIVERESSGAKTPV encoded by the coding sequence ATGCAGGATGTTGCGAAGCTTGCCGGCGTTTCGGTCAAGACCGTTTCCAACGTCGTCAATGAATTCCCACATGTGCGTCCCGAGACCCGCAAGCGGGTTGAGAATGCCATCGAAAAGCTCGGCTATGAGGTGAACTTCACCGCCCGGAACCTCCGTCGTGGACGGACGGGCCTCATTGGACTGGCACTGCCCGAATTGAAGCTCCCCTATTTCGCGGAACTCGCTGATTCCGTCATCGTGGAAGCTGAGAAGGCAGGCCTGCGCGTGTTGATCGAGCAGACCAACTCGGATCGGAACCGCGAGATCGACGTCCTGCACGGTCCGCTCCGCACCATGACCGACGGCACCATCTTCTCGCCGCTGGCCCTCGGGCCGGAGGACATCAGGCTGTTCACCGTCGACTTCCCACTCGTCCTGTTGGGCGAGCGTGTCTTCGGTTCTCCGAACGACCACATCACGATGAGCAACGTGGACGCGGCCGCGGCGGCCACCCGGCACCTCATCGAGCAGGGTCGGACCCGCATCGCCGTCGTCGGCGCGCACCCCGGCGAGGTGGTCGGGTCCGCAGCACTGCGTGAGCGCGGGTTCCGCCGGGCCATGGGCGAGGCCGGGTTGCCCGTCCGGGAGGAACTGATCCGGCCCACGGGGCTGTGGCACCGCAACACCGGAGCCGAGGCGACCGATGAACTCATCGAGTCCGGCGCGGAATTCGACGGCGTCGTCGCCCTGAACGACACGCTCGCGCTGGGCGTGCTGCACTCCCTGCATTCACACCGGATCGACGTGCCCAGCCAGGTGGCGGTCATCGGCTTCGACGACATCGAGGATGCCGCCTTCACGCGCCCCACCCTCAGCACCGTATCTCCGGGACGCCAGCAGATCGCCCGGGTGGCGGTGGCGATGCTGGAGGACCGCGTCCGTGAGGCAGCCACTCCCCTGAAGGACCGGCTGCCCGTGCGCCACCTCTATGCAGACTTCACCATCGTCGAGCGTGAGTCCTCCGGGGCGAAGACCCCGGTCTGA
- a CDS encoding Fpg/Nei family DNA glycosylase — MPEGDTVWQLSQRLQPLVGRIIEHSDFRVPALATQSLVGTTIDRIWPYGKHLYWQCADRILHTHLRMDGTWRIHAVGAKWSAPAHTARLVIRVDGGVELVGHWLGVVELWPAGEYDRRTAHLGPDVLASDWHSPGRWDPTGRDEAVRRVSSRPERTIGEALLDQRNLAGLGNEYRVEVCFLQGLHPTTSVALCDVPAVVDLAAKLMRGNLTNPVRTFTGIHRRGENTFVFGRRHRPCRRCGTLIEASELGGGRSVADADVDQQRVIWWCPTCQPAP; from the coding sequence GTGCCTGAGGGCGACACCGTCTGGCAACTGTCGCAGCGGCTCCAGCCCCTCGTCGGGCGGATCATCGAGCACAGCGACTTCCGCGTGCCCGCGCTCGCGACTCAGTCCTTGGTGGGCACCACGATCGACCGCATCTGGCCCTACGGCAAGCACCTCTACTGGCAGTGCGCGGACCGCATCCTGCACACGCACCTCCGCATGGACGGCACCTGGCGCATCCATGCGGTGGGGGCGAAATGGTCGGCGCCCGCCCATACCGCCCGCCTGGTGATCCGGGTCGACGGCGGGGTCGAGTTGGTGGGGCATTGGCTCGGCGTCGTCGAGCTCTGGCCCGCCGGGGAGTACGACCGACGCACCGCCCACCTCGGCCCTGATGTGCTCGCCAGCGACTGGCACTCCCCCGGCCGCTGGGACCCCACGGGGCGCGACGAGGCGGTCCGCCGGGTGTCGTCGCGCCCCGAGCGGACCATCGGCGAGGCGCTGCTGGACCAACGCAACCTGGCGGGCCTCGGCAACGAGTACCGCGTCGAAGTCTGCTTCCTGCAGGGCCTCCACCCGACGACGTCGGTGGCCCTGTGCGACGTCCCCGCCGTCGTGGACCTGGCCGCGAAACTGATGCGCGGGAACCTCACGAACCCCGTCCGGACATTCACCGGAATCCACCGGCGAGGAGAGAACACGTTCGTGTTCGGGCGCCGGCACCGCCCATGTCGCCGATGCGGCACGCTGATCGAGGCCTCGGAACTGGGCGGCGGCAGGTCCGTCGCCGACGCCGACGTGGACCAGCAGCGCGTCATCTGGTGGTGCCCCACCTGCCAGCCCGCGCCATAG
- a CDS encoding DEAD/DEAH box helicase, whose product MTTPDPLANFSAPTREWFASVFSAPTAVQAEAWTAIARGEHALVVAPTGSGKTLSAFLSAIDGLATRPERLPTAGTSVVYVSPLKALGVDIERNLRAPLTGTRLAAERLGVPWSEVSVGVRSGDTPQRERAALIRRPPDILITTPESLYLMLTSSARRTLTSVETVIVDEIHAVAGTKRGSHLALSLERLDMLVGRDVQRVALSATVRPIEQVASFLGGDRAVTVVAPPAHKSWDVTVRTAVEDLTDIPDPDAGDGTAGDLLDLLRSGPATNGSIWPHVERELYDAVKQGRSTLIFTNGRRSAERITGRLNEMWAEEHDPDTLPPIPARPPAQVMAPVDTVRGAPLVIARAHHGSVSKEQRAEIEGALKSGELKCVVATSSLELGIDMGAVDRVLQVASPPSVASALQRIGRAGHIVGATSVGQVFPLHRGDLASAVVTTERMLAGDIEELHIPQHPLDVLAQQTVAATAAEGDEGLDVDGWFTAVTRSRPYSDLDRSLLDSVVELLTGAYPSADFGNLRARLAMGEDNRLYPRPGALRVAATSGGTIPDRGMFGVFLAGEEAGARRVGELDEEMVHESRVGDVFTLGASSWRVEEITRDRVLVTPAPGNTGRLPFWRGEDEGRPAELGRNIGRLQREASRNPERLDRPFLDRNTRRNLERYLAEQRTATGSVPDEHTVVLERFRDELGDWRVVVHSPLGRRVLGAWSLIIADSLSREVSIDVVPVAGDDGIVLRLPDSDLVERLPELLLTDPDDVGRIVVEQVGGTALFAARFRECAARALLLPRPNPGRRAPLWQQRQRSAQLLEVARHHPRFPIIIETVREVTQDAYDLPGLVELMRGLRSGAVRLVEVVTDQPSPFAATLLFRYPGAFIYDGDAPLAERRAALLAMDPELLAAALGTLDLREVLDPDVVAEVVAELQRTASNRRAGHDDAVAALPRELGPVPLVELEGKVSPEWWAASGATVAERLNDVVVLNLAGRPHLVAVSDLALLRDALGIPVPAGHAAPPVEGRDPLTQLIARYARTHGPFSAQEVADAFGLGVATVGLVVERERVAKRLVAGRFTATEPQFVDPEVLRRLRSRSLYKARSELQPVSQEGFARFLAASHHVDDRPVSSPDEVLLALQRLAGAALPASAWETHVLPARLAGYQAAHLDALLAEGEVVVRLRGSAGPNDPLVALVPADDLDLLGPPDQPPSEEALAVADRLAEGDGTFASIHGAESAVELADALWRAAEEGAIAPASMAPVRARIGGAARGAHKASRPSPRRRARLPRPSRALLSGQGSLTPPQVSGRWYRVRDTQPTPAEAALALASSWLERFGVITRGGVTADGTPGGFAAAYRLLSKLEEAGKMLRGYLVEGLGGAQFSTPDLIEQLRSHENRVPAVPEGSAVEGPRNLQVLAALDPANPYGSILPWPAHPTARPSRAAGALVVLGDGGCLAHLTRGGRILTLFGGSEHRERHATLVIHALVRAVGEGRMGRLRIEEVDGERVGASGLEATLLAAGARLTPKGITVEAPRA is encoded by the coding sequence ATGACCACACCTGACCCGCTGGCGAACTTCTCCGCTCCCACGCGCGAGTGGTTCGCCAGCGTGTTTTCGGCCCCCACCGCAGTCCAGGCCGAGGCCTGGACGGCGATCGCGCGGGGCGAGCATGCGCTCGTCGTCGCGCCCACCGGCTCCGGCAAGACGCTGTCGGCCTTCCTCTCCGCCATCGACGGCCTGGCGACGCGGCCCGAGAGGCTCCCGACGGCCGGGACCAGCGTCGTGTACGTCTCGCCGCTCAAGGCGCTGGGCGTCGACATTGAACGCAACCTGCGCGCGCCACTCACCGGCACCCGATTGGCCGCTGAGCGCCTCGGCGTCCCGTGGAGCGAGGTGTCGGTGGGCGTGCGCTCCGGCGACACACCGCAGCGGGAGCGCGCCGCCCTTATCCGGAGGCCGCCCGACATCCTGATCACCACGCCCGAGTCGCTGTACCTGATGCTGACGAGTTCGGCCCGGCGCACGCTGACCTCCGTCGAGACCGTGATCGTGGACGAGATCCACGCCGTGGCGGGTACGAAGCGTGGCTCGCACCTGGCCCTGTCCCTCGAACGGCTGGACATGCTGGTGGGACGCGACGTCCAACGCGTGGCGTTGTCCGCGACCGTGCGCCCCATCGAGCAGGTCGCTTCGTTCCTCGGCGGCGACAGGGCCGTCACGGTGGTGGCCCCGCCCGCCCACAAGTCGTGGGACGTGACTGTGCGCACCGCGGTGGAGGACCTCACCGACATCCCGGATCCCGACGCAGGCGACGGCACTGCAGGCGACCTGCTGGACCTGCTGCGCAGCGGCCCGGCCACGAACGGCTCGATCTGGCCGCATGTGGAGCGGGAACTCTACGACGCCGTCAAACAGGGCCGCTCCACCCTGATCTTCACCAACGGCCGCCGCTCGGCCGAGCGCATCACCGGCCGGCTCAACGAGATGTGGGCGGAGGAGCACGATCCCGACACGCTCCCACCCATCCCGGCACGCCCGCCCGCCCAGGTGATGGCACCCGTGGACACGGTCCGCGGTGCACCGCTGGTCATCGCGCGCGCCCACCACGGCTCGGTCAGCAAGGAGCAGCGCGCCGAGATCGAGGGCGCGCTGAAATCCGGCGAGCTCAAGTGCGTCGTGGCCACCAGCTCGCTCGAGCTCGGCATCGACATGGGGGCGGTGGACCGGGTCCTCCAGGTCGCCTCTCCCCCGTCGGTGGCCAGCGCCCTGCAGCGCATCGGTCGCGCGGGGCACATCGTGGGAGCCACGTCCGTGGGCCAGGTCTTCCCGTTGCACAGGGGCGACCTCGCCTCGGCCGTCGTCACGACGGAGCGGATGCTAGCCGGCGACATCGAGGAACTCCACATTCCCCAGCATCCGCTGGATGTGCTGGCCCAGCAGACGGTCGCCGCAACGGCCGCAGAGGGCGACGAGGGGCTGGACGTCGACGGGTGGTTCACCGCCGTCACGCGCTCACGGCCCTACTCGGATCTGGACCGGTCGCTGCTCGATTCCGTGGTGGAACTGCTCACGGGCGCCTACCCTTCAGCCGACTTCGGCAACCTGCGCGCCAGGCTGGCGATGGGCGAGGACAACCGGCTCTACCCCAGGCCGGGCGCACTGCGGGTGGCCGCCACCTCGGGCGGCACCATCCCGGACCGGGGGATGTTCGGCGTGTTCCTCGCCGGCGAGGAGGCGGGTGCCCGGCGGGTGGGTGAACTCGACGAGGAGATGGTCCACGAATCACGGGTGGGCGACGTCTTCACGCTGGGCGCGTCGTCATGGCGCGTGGAGGAGATCACGCGCGACCGGGTGCTCGTCACGCCGGCCCCGGGGAACACCGGCCGGTTGCCGTTCTGGCGCGGAGAGGACGAGGGGCGGCCCGCGGAGTTGGGCAGGAACATCGGCCGCCTCCAGCGGGAGGCCTCGCGCAATCCGGAGCGGCTGGACCGCCCCTTCCTGGACAGGAACACCCGCCGCAACCTGGAGCGCTACCTGGCTGAGCAGCGCACGGCGACGGGGTCGGTGCCGGACGAGCACACCGTCGTGCTGGAGCGGTTCCGCGACGAGCTGGGCGACTGGCGCGTGGTGGTCCATTCGCCGCTCGGCCGACGGGTGCTGGGGGCATGGTCGCTCATCATCGCGGACTCGCTGTCGCGGGAGGTCAGCATCGACGTCGTGCCCGTGGCCGGCGACGACGGCATCGTGCTGCGCCTCCCGGATTCGGATCTCGTCGAGCGCCTCCCCGAACTCCTCCTGACCGACCCCGACGACGTGGGCCGCATCGTCGTCGAGCAGGTGGGCGGCACCGCCCTGTTCGCCGCGCGCTTCCGCGAGTGCGCCGCCCGGGCGCTGCTCCTCCCCCGGCCCAACCCGGGCCGGCGCGCGCCGCTCTGGCAGCAGCGGCAGCGCTCGGCCCAACTCCTGGAGGTGGCCAGGCACCACCCGAGGTTCCCGATCATCATCGAAACGGTGCGCGAGGTCACGCAGGACGCCTACGACCTGCCCGGCCTCGTCGAGCTCATGCGCGGGCTGCGCTCCGGGGCAGTGCGGCTCGTGGAGGTGGTCACCGATCAACCCAGCCCGTTCGCGGCCACGCTCCTGTTCCGCTATCCCGGGGCCTTCATCTACGACGGCGACGCGCCGCTCGCGGAGCGCCGCGCCGCCCTGCTCGCCATGGACCCGGAGCTCCTGGCCGCCGCCCTGGGCACGCTGGACCTGCGCGAGGTGCTCGACCCGGACGTCGTGGCCGAGGTGGTCGCCGAGCTGCAGCGCACCGCGTCGAACCGACGGGCCGGCCACGACGACGCGGTGGCCGCGCTGCCGCGGGAACTGGGACCGGTTCCCCTCGTCGAGCTCGAGGGGAAGGTGTCGCCTGAGTGGTGGGCCGCCTCCGGAGCCACCGTGGCGGAGCGGCTCAACGACGTGGTGGTGCTCAACCTGGCCGGGCGCCCGCACCTGGTGGCGGTCTCGGATCTGGCCCTGCTGCGCGACGCGCTCGGGATCCCGGTACCCGCCGGGCACGCCGCGCCCCCGGTGGAGGGCCGCGACCCGCTGACCCAGCTCATCGCCCGCTACGCCCGCACCCACGGCCCGTTCAGTGCGCAGGAGGTGGCCGACGCGTTCGGCCTGGGGGTGGCCACCGTCGGGTTGGTGGTGGAGCGGGAGCGGGTGGCAAAGCGCCTGGTGGCCGGGCGGTTCACCGCCACGGAGCCCCAATTCGTGGACCCGGAGGTGCTCCGCCGGCTGCGCAGCCGCTCGCTCTACAAGGCGCGCTCGGAGCTGCAGCCCGTCTCGCAGGAGGGCTTCGCACGCTTCCTGGCGGCATCACACCACGTCGATGACCGGCCGGTGTCCAGCCCCGACGAGGTGCTGCTCGCCCTGCAACGGCTCGCCGGAGCGGCGCTCCCCGCCAGCGCCTGGGAAACCCACGTGCTGCCCGCCCGTCTGGCGGGTTACCAGGCAGCGCACCTCGACGCGCTGCTCGCCGAGGGCGAGGTGGTGGTCCGCTTGCGTGGCTCCGCGGGGCCGAACGACCCGCTGGTGGCGTTGGTCCCGGCGGACGACCTCGACCTGCTCGGGCCACCGGATCAGCCGCCGTCGGAGGAGGCGCTCGCCGTGGCCGACCGGCTCGCGGAGGGCGACGGTACGTTCGCGTCGATCCACGGCGCTGAGTCCGCTGTGGAACTCGCGGACGCACTCTGGCGCGCGGCGGAGGAGGGCGCGATCGCCCCGGCGTCGATGGCTCCCGTGCGGGCCCGGATCGGCGGCGCCGCCCGGGGAGCGCACAAGGCCAGCCGCCCCTCGCCCCGACGGCGTGCCCGCCTCCCCCGCCCGTCTCGCGCGCTGTTGAGCGGGCAGGGATCGCTCACCCCACCGCAGGTCTCGGGCCGGTGGTACCGGGTGCGGGACACCCAGCCCACCCCAGCTGAGGCGGCCTTGGCGTTGGCGTCCTCGTGGCTCGAGCGCTTCGGCGTGATCACGCGCGGTGGGGTGACGGCTGACGGCACGCCCGGCGGTTTCGCCGCCGCCTATCGCCTGCTGTCCAAGCTGGAGGAAGCCGGCAAGATGCTGCGCGGCTACCTCGTGGAAGGCCTGGGCGGCGCGCAGTTCAGCACGCCGGACCTCATCGAGCAGCTTCGCTCGCACGAGAATCGGGTCCCAGCCGTTCCCGAAGGGTCGGCGGTGGAGGGGCCTCGTAACCTCCAGGTCCTGGCCGCCCTCGACCCGGCCAACCCGTACGGCTCGATCCTCCCTTGGCCCGCGCACCCGACGGCCCGCCCTTCGCGCGCGGCCGGCGCCCTCGTCGTGCTGGGCGACGGCGGCTGCCTCGCACACCTCACCCGCGGGGGCCGCATCCTCACCCTCTTCGGCGGCTCCGAGCACCGCGAACGCCACGCCACCCTGGTCATCCACGCCCTCGTGCGCGCCGTGGGTGAGGGAAGGATGGGCCGGCTCCGCATCGAAGAGGTCGACGGCGAACGTGTGGGGGCGTCGGGTCTCGAGGCCACGCTGCTGGCCGCCGGTGCACGGCTCACGCCGAAGGGCATCACGGTGGAGGCGCCCCGTGCCTGA
- the gndA gene encoding NADP-dependent phosphogluconate dehydrogenase, translated as MSNLAAVGVIGMAVMGSNLARNLARNGHRVAVWNRSPERTNELVAEHGHEGDFVPAVELADFVASIERPRRMILMIKAGAPTDSTIDLLVPLLDEGDIVVDGGNAHFEDTRRRELKLRELGLHFVGAGISGGEVGALEGPSIMPGGSPESYEALGPILESISAKVDGEPCCTYIGPDGAGHFVKMVHNGIEYADMQFIGEAYELLKAVGFSHDEMADVFATWNTGDLDSYLIEITAEVLRKKDPRTGRPLVEVIVDAAGMKGTGTWTVQSALNLGTPVNTIAESVFARAISSAPELRQAAQAALQGPDAKIQVADREAFVEQIRQALWASKVVAYAQGLDEIRMAGAEYGWDINVGEVAKIWRAGCIIRAKLLERIRSEYADRKLATLLEAPSVAEGLASTQDAWREVVSVAVKAGVPVPGFAAALAHYDQARAPRLNAALTQGLRDYFGAHTYRRIDAEGAFHINWSTDGTEEPADTAG; from the coding sequence ATGAGCAATCTGGCAGCTGTCGGCGTCATCGGAATGGCGGTGATGGGCTCGAACCTGGCCCGGAACCTGGCACGCAACGGCCATCGCGTAGCTGTGTGGAACCGCAGCCCGGAACGCACCAACGAGCTGGTCGCCGAGCACGGCCACGAGGGCGACTTCGTCCCCGCCGTCGAGCTGGCAGATTTCGTCGCCTCGATCGAGCGCCCGCGCCGCATGATCCTGATGATCAAGGCCGGCGCCCCCACGGATTCCACCATCGACCTGTTGGTCCCGCTGCTCGACGAGGGCGACATCGTCGTCGACGGCGGCAACGCCCACTTCGAGGACACCCGCAGGCGTGAGCTCAAGCTGCGCGAACTGGGCCTCCACTTCGTCGGCGCCGGCATCTCCGGTGGCGAGGTGGGCGCGCTCGAAGGCCCCTCGATCATGCCCGGCGGCTCTCCCGAGTCCTACGAAGCGCTCGGCCCCATCCTCGAATCCATCTCCGCCAAGGTCGACGGCGAACCCTGCTGCACCTACATCGGGCCGGATGGCGCGGGCCACTTCGTGAAGATGGTGCACAACGGCATCGAGTACGCCGACATGCAGTTCATCGGCGAGGCGTACGAACTCCTGAAGGCCGTGGGGTTCTCGCACGACGAGATGGCCGACGTGTTCGCCACCTGGAACACCGGCGACCTGGACTCCTACCTCATCGAGATCACCGCAGAGGTTCTGCGCAAGAAGGATCCCCGCACCGGCCGCCCCCTCGTCGAGGTGATCGTCGACGCCGCCGGCATGAAGGGCACCGGCACCTGGACGGTGCAGTCGGCCCTCAACCTGGGCACCCCGGTCAACACCATTGCCGAGTCCGTCTTCGCCCGCGCGATCTCGTCGGCCCCTGAACTGCGCCAAGCGGCGCAGGCCGCGTTGCAGGGTCCCGACGCGAAGATCCAGGTGGCGGACCGCGAGGCGTTCGTCGAGCAGATCCGCCAGGCGCTGTGGGCCTCCAAGGTGGTCGCCTACGCGCAGGGTCTCGACGAGATCCGCATGGCCGGGGCCGAATACGGTTGGGACATCAACGTCGGCGAGGTGGCCAAGATCTGGCGCGCCGGCTGCATCATCCGCGCGAAGCTGCTCGAGCGCATCCGCTCGGAGTACGCGGACAGGAAGCTCGCCACGCTGCTCGAGGCGCCCTCCGTGGCTGAGGGCCTGGCCAGCACGCAGGACGCGTGGCGCGAGGTGGTGTCGGTGGCCGTCAAGGCCGGCGTCCCCGTTCCCGGCTTCGCGGCAGCCCTGGCGCACTATGACCAGGCGCGCGCACCCCGTCTCAACGCGGCTCTCACCCAGGGCCTGCGCGACTACTTCGGTGCCCACACCTACCGCCGCATCGATGCTGAGGGTGCCTTCCACATCAACTGGAGCACCGACGGCACCGAGGAGCCCGCGGACACCGCTGGCTGA